One region of Vulgatibacter sp. genomic DNA includes:
- a CDS encoding carboxypeptidase M32, which translates to MEQVAWDELLRRMGELRDFGGVVGLLTWDQETFMPQRSADGRAAQLAAMQALIHERVVDPRLGELLVAAAADGGLDEDRAAMVRNLGRERDRAVKVPPALVRELAQAQSRAVEAWRAARAEERFSIFQPHLERLVELRRAQADAIGHAGERYDALLEGHEPGMRVSRLEPLFAELEKALVPIVETITAAPQPARWNYASQRFPVDAQWDFTIGLLEEMGFDLTRGRQDRSTHPFTDGIHVDDVRLTTRLTEENPFQAFFSTIHEGGHGLYEQNLPRAHVRTPVGSAASMGLHESQSRLWENMIGRSLPFWRRQLPALRRLFPAQLEGVSPEAIYAAVNRVERSPIRVEADEVTYNLHILLRFQLELALLRGDLTVADLPAAWNERMRKDVGIEPKGDREGVLQDIHWAWAEFGYFPTYTLGNLYAAILHERLERDLGGVAQVIEAGRLHAVRDWLAEKVHGVGHRWDAEEIVARATGEKLSAAPFLRYLEAKYGALYGVAL; encoded by the coding sequence ATGGAGCAGGTGGCCTGGGACGAGCTGTTGCGCCGGATGGGCGAATTGCGCGATTTCGGCGGCGTGGTCGGTCTCCTCACCTGGGATCAGGAGACCTTCATGCCGCAGCGGAGCGCCGACGGACGCGCGGCGCAGCTCGCCGCGATGCAGGCGCTGATCCACGAGCGGGTGGTGGATCCCAGGCTCGGCGAGCTGCTCGTCGCCGCCGCCGCGGACGGCGGCCTCGACGAGGATCGCGCGGCGATGGTGCGCAACCTCGGGCGCGAGCGCGACCGGGCGGTGAAGGTGCCGCCTGCGCTGGTGCGCGAGCTGGCACAGGCGCAGTCCCGGGCGGTGGAGGCCTGGCGGGCGGCCCGCGCGGAGGAGCGCTTCTCGATCTTCCAGCCCCACCTCGAGCGGCTGGTGGAGCTGCGCCGCGCGCAGGCCGACGCGATCGGGCATGCGGGCGAGCGCTACGACGCCCTGCTCGAGGGTCACGAGCCGGGGATGCGGGTGAGCCGCCTCGAGCCCCTCTTCGCCGAGCTGGAGAAGGCCCTGGTGCCGATCGTCGAGACGATCACCGCTGCGCCGCAGCCCGCGCGCTGGAACTACGCCAGCCAGCGCTTCCCCGTCGACGCGCAGTGGGATTTCACCATCGGGCTGCTCGAGGAGATGGGCTTCGATCTCACCCGGGGCAGGCAGGACCGCAGCACCCATCCCTTCACCGACGGGATCCACGTCGACGACGTGCGCCTCACCACCCGGCTCACCGAGGAGAATCCCTTCCAGGCCTTCTTCTCCACGATCCACGAGGGCGGCCACGGCCTCTACGAGCAGAACCTCCCCCGGGCGCACGTGCGCACGCCGGTGGGCAGCGCCGCCTCGATGGGCCTGCACGAGTCGCAGTCGCGGCTCTGGGAGAACATGATCGGCCGCTCCCTGCCCTTCTGGCGCAGGCAGCTGCCGGCGCTGCGGCGGCTCTTCCCGGCGCAGCTGGAGGGCGTCTCCCCCGAGGCGATCTACGCTGCGGTGAACCGGGTGGAGCGCTCGCCCATCCGCGTCGAGGCCGACGAGGTCACCTACAACCTCCACATCCTGCTCCGCTTCCAGCTCGAGCTGGCGCTGCTCCGCGGCGACCTGACGGTTGCGGACCTGCCCGCCGCCTGGAACGAGCGGATGCGCAAGGACGTCGGCATCGAGCCGAAGGGCGATCGTGAGGGCGTGCTCCAGGACATCCACTGGGCCTGGGCGGAGTTCGGCTACTTCCCGACCTACACCCTCGGCAACCTCTACGCGGCGATTCTCCACGAGCGGCTCGAGCGTGATCTTGGCGGGGTCGCGCAGGTGATCGAGGCGGGGCGCCTGCACGCGGTGCGTGACTGGCTCGCGGAGAAGGTCCACGGCGTCGGGCATCGCTGGGATGCGGAGGAGATCGTCGCCAGGGCCACCGGCGAGAAGCTCTCGGCGGCGCCGTTCCTGCGCTACCTCGAAGCGAAGTACGGCGCGCTCTACGGCGTCGCGCTCTGA
- the pruA gene encoding L-glutamate gamma-semialdehyde dehydrogenase, translating to MIHATVRVPTPINEPVLSYAPGTAERAALKSMLAKMASEQIDIPLFIGGREVRTGKTGESRVPHDHRHVLATYHEGDASHVQAAIDAALAAKPAWAAMSFADRAAIFLRAAELLSTRYRQILNASTMLNQSKTAHQAEIDAACELVDFFRFNVAYAQDLIAQQPPVSAPQNWNQLDYRPLDGFVFAASPFNFTSIAANLPAAPALMGNTVVWKPSNHSMFSNWYAMQLLREAGLPDGVINMVQGDPAQITAQIFAHPELGGVHFTGSTHVFQSMWRTVGENIARYRQYPRLVGETGGKDFIFAHASAADDLDALAVAIARGGYEFQGQKCSAASRVFVPDSLWPKLKDRLVGLIGEIRMGDVSDFRNFMGAVIHEGSFDKCVGYLQHARSSGDSTIVAGGEADKSVGYFVQPTLVHTTNPANRLMCEEIFGPIVTVTTYADDRYEETLRVCDRSAPYALTGAIFGRDRQAIGTAMRELRHAAGNFYINDKPTGAVVGQQPFGGSRASGTNDKAGSILNLIRWTSPRTIKENFAPPTALGYSFQDAE from the coding sequence GTGATCCACGCGACCGTTCGCGTTCCGACCCCCATCAACGAGCCGGTGCTCTCGTACGCCCCGGGCACCGCAGAGCGAGCGGCGCTGAAGTCGATGCTCGCGAAGATGGCCTCCGAGCAGATCGACATCCCGCTCTTCATCGGCGGCAGGGAAGTGCGGACCGGAAAGACCGGCGAGAGCCGCGTCCCCCACGACCACCGGCACGTCCTCGCCACCTACCACGAGGGCGACGCCTCCCACGTGCAGGCTGCGATCGACGCGGCCCTCGCTGCGAAGCCCGCCTGGGCGGCGATGTCCTTCGCGGACCGCGCGGCGATCTTCCTCCGGGCGGCGGAGCTCCTCTCCACCAGGTACCGGCAGATCCTCAACGCCTCCACGATGCTCAACCAGTCGAAGACCGCCCACCAGGCGGAGATCGACGCTGCGTGCGAGCTCGTCGACTTCTTCCGGTTCAACGTGGCCTACGCCCAGGACCTGATCGCCCAGCAGCCCCCGGTCAGCGCGCCGCAGAACTGGAACCAGCTCGACTACCGGCCGCTGGACGGCTTCGTCTTCGCCGCCTCGCCCTTCAACTTCACCTCCATCGCCGCGAACCTGCCGGCGGCGCCGGCGCTGATGGGCAACACGGTGGTCTGGAAGCCCTCCAACCACTCGATGTTCTCCAATTGGTACGCGATGCAGCTCCTCCGCGAGGCGGGCCTGCCCGACGGCGTGATCAACATGGTGCAGGGCGATCCCGCGCAGATCACCGCGCAGATCTTCGCCCACCCCGAGCTCGGCGGCGTCCACTTCACCGGCTCCACCCACGTCTTCCAGTCGATGTGGCGCACGGTGGGCGAGAACATCGCCCGCTATCGCCAGTATCCGCGGCTGGTGGGCGAGACCGGCGGCAAGGACTTCATCTTCGCCCACGCCTCCGCTGCCGACGACCTCGATGCCCTCGCGGTGGCCATCGCCCGCGGCGGCTACGAGTTCCAGGGGCAGAAGTGCTCCGCAGCCTCCCGCGTCTTCGTGCCCGACTCCCTCTGGCCGAAGCTCAAGGATCGCCTCGTCGGCCTCATCGGCGAGATCCGCATGGGCGATGTCTCGGATTTCCGCAACTTCATGGGCGCGGTGATCCACGAGGGCTCGTTCGACAAGTGCGTGGGTTACCTGCAGCACGCGAGGAGCAGCGGCGACTCCACCATCGTCGCCGGCGGCGAGGCGGACAAGTCGGTCGGCTACTTCGTGCAGCCCACGCTGGTGCACACAACCAACCCGGCGAACCGCCTCATGTGCGAGGAGATCTTCGGGCCCATCGTCACCGTGACCACCTACGCGGACGACCGCTACGAGGAGACCCTGCGGGTCTGCGACCGGTCGGCGCCCTACGCCCTCACCGGCGCGATCTTCGGCCGCGACCGCCAGGCGATCGGCACGGCGATGCGGGAGCTCCGGCACGCCGCGGGCAACTTCTACATCAACGACAAGCCCACCGGCGCCGTGGTCGGCCAGCAGCCCTTCGGCGGCAGCCGCGCTTCCGGCACCAACGACAAGGCCGGCTCGATCCTCAACCTGATCCGCTGGACCTCGCCCCGGACCATCAAGGAGAACTTCGCGCCGCCGACCGCCCTCGGCTATTCCTTCCAGGACGCGGAGTAG
- a CDS encoding glycosyltransferase family 2 protein encodes MRIGGFVIHGNNADTLPRCLDSLASVCDEVVAVDSCSTDGSAQIARAAGARHVVVPWQGYGFARAAAAAQLAACDFIFFLDSDEWLAEGAVEDFARFRTSRPTLPHYRLERRDWAELPGHRFVYRSERHVRLVRREAATWTPQMVVHEALPRRESSSMGAVIEHRFATSVEELVSKQDRYALLWAIRANAEGKRPKSTLLQRPAHLVRDCVIKGGLFRGGVDALRLGWGVSRYHVRKHELLREVERGEHAEAVRAFADGRFADLFR; translated from the coding sequence ATGCGCATCGGCGGCTTCGTCATCCACGGGAACAACGCGGACACCCTCCCCCGCTGCCTCGACTCGCTCGCTTCCGTCTGCGACGAGGTGGTGGCCGTCGACTCGTGCTCAACCGACGGATCGGCGCAGATCGCACGGGCAGCGGGCGCCCGCCACGTGGTGGTGCCGTGGCAGGGCTACGGCTTCGCCCGCGCTGCAGCCGCAGCGCAGCTCGCCGCCTGCGACTTCATCTTCTTCCTCGACTCGGACGAGTGGCTGGCCGAAGGCGCGGTCGAGGACTTCGCGCGCTTTCGGACGTCGCGCCCCACCCTGCCCCACTACCGGCTCGAGCGCCGCGATTGGGCGGAGCTGCCGGGGCATCGCTTCGTCTACCGAAGCGAGCGTCACGTACGGCTGGTGCGGCGCGAGGCGGCGACCTGGACCCCGCAGATGGTGGTGCACGAGGCGTTGCCCAGGCGGGAGTCGAGCTCGATGGGCGCGGTGATCGAGCACCGCTTCGCCACTTCGGTGGAGGAGCTGGTCTCGAAGCAGGACCGCTACGCGCTCCTCTGGGCGATCCGCGCCAACGCCGAGGGGAAGCGACCCAAGTCGACGCTCCTCCAGCGCCCTGCCCACCTGGTCCGCGACTGCGTGATCAAGGGCGGCCTGTTCCGGGGCGGCGTGGATGCGCTGCGCCTGGGCTGGGGGGTCTCCCGCTACCACGTCCGCAAGCACGAGCTGCTGCGGGAGGTGGAGCGGGGCGAGCACGCGGAGGCGGTTCGCGCCTTCGCCGACGGGCGCTTCGCCGACCTCTTCCGGTAG
- the glgP gene encoding alpha-glucan family phosphorylase, translated as MSQPRVAYFCMEYGLHEELPIYAGGLGILAGDHVKSAGDLKVPLVAIGLYWREGYTRQRIGQDGYPYDEFPAQHHDFLEDAGIRFTVPIQGNQVECHALKCTRYGNAPLYLIEPVEERFRWITRRLYGGRHHDRIAQEMLLGVGGVRMLRAMGHEVDVYHFNEGHAVFAGLELVREAMAAGKSFEDAWNDTRDQIVFTTHTPVPAGNESHDHGVLREMGAYLDFSYEQLTRIGGDPFNMTVAGLRLARHANAVAQLHGETSREMWKQVSGAAPIGAITNGVHRPTWQDARVAAAYEAKDESALWNAHQEAKREMVAEVRARSGIELDAGRLIIGFARRAAAYKRSDLILRDPSRIEPMLERREVQLIYSGKAHPHDEIGKRIVANLVRLARQYPHSVVFLENYDMAIGRSLTRGCDVWLNNPIRPLEASGTSGMKAAMNGVLNFSVLDGWWPEGCEHGVNGWQIGDAYEGTDRDEHDLNSLMDVLSHQVLPTYYGNRKKWVEMMFASIEMSAWRFSTDRMVTEYFDKLYGLHKRLRAVV; from the coding sequence ATGTCCCAGCCTCGCGTCGCCTATTTCTGCATGGAGTACGGGCTCCACGAGGAGCTGCCGATCTATGCCGGTGGCCTCGGAATCCTCGCCGGCGACCACGTGAAGAGCGCGGGCGACCTCAAGGTCCCCCTCGTCGCCATCGGCCTCTACTGGCGCGAGGGCTACACCCGCCAGCGGATCGGCCAGGACGGTTACCCCTACGACGAGTTCCCGGCGCAGCACCACGACTTCCTCGAGGACGCGGGCATCCGCTTCACCGTGCCGATCCAGGGCAACCAGGTGGAGTGCCACGCCCTCAAGTGCACCCGCTACGGCAACGCGCCGCTCTACCTGATCGAGCCGGTGGAGGAGCGCTTCCGCTGGATCACGCGGCGCCTCTACGGCGGCCGCCACCACGACCGCATCGCCCAGGAGATGCTTCTCGGCGTGGGCGGCGTGCGGATGCTCCGGGCCATGGGCCACGAGGTGGACGTCTACCACTTCAACGAGGGCCACGCGGTCTTCGCCGGCCTCGAGCTGGTGCGCGAGGCGATGGCGGCGGGCAAGTCCTTCGAAGACGCCTGGAACGACACCCGCGACCAGATCGTCTTCACCACCCACACCCCCGTGCCCGCAGGCAACGAGTCGCACGATCACGGCGTGCTCCGGGAGATGGGCGCCTACCTCGACTTCAGCTACGAGCAGCTCACCCGGATCGGCGGCGATCCCTTCAACATGACCGTCGCCGGCCTGCGCCTCGCCCGCCACGCCAACGCGGTGGCCCAGCTCCACGGCGAGACCTCCCGCGAGATGTGGAAGCAGGTCTCGGGCGCCGCTCCCATCGGCGCGATCACCAACGGCGTGCACCGTCCCACCTGGCAGGACGCGCGCGTCGCCGCTGCCTACGAGGCGAAGGACGAGAGCGCCCTCTGGAACGCGCACCAGGAGGCCAAGCGCGAGATGGTGGCGGAGGTCCGCGCCCGTTCGGGCATCGAGCTCGACGCGGGCCGCCTGATCATCGGCTTCGCCCGCAGGGCCGCTGCCTACAAGCGCTCCGACCTCATCCTCCGCGACCCCTCGCGGATCGAGCCGATGCTCGAGCGCCGCGAGGTGCAGCTCATCTACTCGGGCAAGGCCCACCCCCACGACGAGATCGGCAAGCGGATCGTCGCCAACCTGGTGCGCCTCGCCCGCCAGTACCCGCACTCGGTGGTCTTCCTCGAGAACTACGACATGGCCATCGGCCGCAGCCTCACCCGCGGCTGCGACGTGTGGCTGAACAACCCGATCCGGCCGCTGGAGGCCTCGGGCACCTCGGGGATGAAGGCTGCCATGAACGGCGTGCTCAATTTCTCGGTCCTGGACGGCTGGTGGCCGGAGGGCTGCGAGCACGGCGTGAACGGCTGGCAGATCGGCGACGCGTACGAGGGCACCGACCGCGACGAGCACGACCTCAACTCGCTGATGGACGTGCTCAGCCACCAGGTCCTGCCCACCTACTACGGCAACCGCAAGAAGTGGGTGGAGATGATGTTCGCCTCGATCGAGATGAGCGCGTGGCGCTTCTCCACCGACCGCATGGTCACCGAGTACTTCGACAAGCTCTACGGCCTGCACAAGCGCCTGCGCGCGGTGGTCTGA